Genomic DNA from Terriglobia bacterium:
GCGCTGCTTGCCTGCCGCTTCTTCCAGCTGGATATGAGTGACCGTCCCGCCTTTCATCACCACAAGGCGGCCGCGTTCCCCCGCCATCAACAGGTCCACAGCCGTCCCGCCGAACTCCGTGGCCAGCACGCGATCGGCCGCCACCGGCGTGCCGCCGCGCTGCACGTGACCGAGAATCACCGTGCGGGTTTCGATGCCGGTTGCGGCCTCAATGTCGAAGGCCAACTTCTGACCTATGCCCCCGAGCCGGATCGGATCGGGACTGGTCGGGTCGATGCGATGGATTACCTGCTGGCCGTTTCGAGGGCGAGCGCCCTCCGAAATACAGATGATACTGAAGCGCTTGCCGCGCTTCGAGCGGCCGACCACGAATTCGCACACCTTATCGATGTCGAAGGGAATCTCGGGGAGGAGAATGACGTCGGTGCCGCTCGCGATCCCTGCGTGCAGGGCGATCCAGCCGGCGTTCCGCCCCATGACCTCGACGACCATGACACGATGATGGCTGGCCGCAGTCGTGTGAACGCGGTCGAGGGCTTCCGTGGCAATGGCTACTGCAGTAGCGAACCCGAAGGTAACATCCGTGCCGAACAGGTCATTGTCAATCGTCTTCGGAACACCGATGCAGTTGATCCCCAGACGGACGAAATGAGATGTCACGGTCATCGAGCCGTCGCCTCCGATGACAATGATTGCGTCCAGCTGGTTATGGGCAATGTGCTCGAGACAACGGTCCGTGACATCGCGGATCTCGGACGAGCCGTTGGCTTTGACGGGGTATCTGCGCGGGTCAACCCGGTTGTTGGTGCCTAAAATGGTGCCCCCCAGCGTCAGGATGTTGCTGACCGATTCGTTGCTGAGCGGGTGCATCCGGTTCTGGACCAGCCCTAAAAAGCCATCCTCGATGCCCAAGACCTCCAGGTGATACCGGCTTAGGGCTGTCTTGGCCACTGCCCGGATGACCGCGTTCAGGCCGGGACAGTCACCTCCTGCCGTCAGCACGCCGATGCGCTGGATTTTGCTCATGAAGGTTTCTCCGCCTCAGGAGACAGATCTACTTCCGACACAGGCCACCTGTTTCTAATCGGCAGACCCATCTGTGCCGGATAGGATTTCTCATCCCATGGTGAATGACAGGTGACGGCTTCGGACCACGGGAGATGCAGCCGGTATCGGAAGCGGCGGCGCAATCACAATCGAATCCGCCGGCGACAGCAGTGTGAGCGGTTTTGTCAGCGATGGCGGCTGAACTCCCGGTTCCGATTCCGGCATAGAACTTCCGATCCCCACCGTGAGATCAAAATGGGGAATCCGGCAATGTGATCCAGGTTTTCTTGCCTCGCTCAAAGTTGTCGAAGCGAAGAAGCCACATGCCGATTCCGGCCGCACCCTGCATGAGCCCGGTCTGGGCCACGAGGAGTTCGGGTCGGACGCGGTGCTCCGCCTGAATCCACCTCGCTCCCCTGTCGTCACGGGTTGCCCGCGACAGCAAATCGTCGGTCATGCGTCTGGCGAACGCCAGATATTTCGGATCATGTGTCACACGGTAGACATCGAGAGAAAAGCCGGCTACACCCGCCGATCCGCAGCATTGGCTTACATTGTTCCAGAAACCGGGCGTTTGCCTGTCGGGAATGCCGCTTTGCAGGAGGCTGCGCGCGGCCTTCTTGAGCCAGTCCAACCATGTGGCGTCCCCGGTTGCCTGGTAGAGGCGGTAGAACAATCGGCCCGTCCCGGTGGGGCCGTGACACCAGCCGAGATAATAGAGACCCCTGCCCCCCGGCTCGTCGTGAAAAATGAGGCAGGCATCACCCTCGGTGTCGGCGATCGACAGCAGGTACTTCGCTCCTGCCAGCGCGGCCTGGAGAAATTCCCGGTCTTTTGTCTCCTGAAATAGCGTTGCCAGGAAGTAGGCAATGCCGGCGGTGCCGTGGGAGAAATTGGGCATAAGGCTCGGATAGTCCGGGCTCATCGCCCATTTCAAGCCGCCGTTCTCCGGTCGGCCGAGGTCGA
This window encodes:
- a CDS encoding 6-phosphofructokinase — its product is MSKIQRIGVLTAGGDCPGLNAVIRAVAKTALSRYHLEVLGIEDGFLGLVQNRMHPLSNESVSNILTLGGTILGTNNRVDPRRYPVKANGSSEIRDVTDRCLEHIAHNQLDAIIVIGGDGSMTVTSHFVRLGINCIGVPKTIDNDLFGTDVTFGFATAVAIATEALDRVHTTAASHHRVMVVEVMGRNAGWIALHAGIASGTDVILLPEIPFDIDKVCEFVVGRSKRGKRFSIICISEGARPRNGQQVIHRIDPTSPDPIRLGGIGQKLAFDIEAATGIETRTVILGHVQRGGTPVAADRVLATEFGGTAVDLLMAGERGRLVVMKGGTVTHIQLEEAAGKQRLVPLDLPLLRAARAVGTCFGD